The Astatotilapia calliptera chromosome 14, fAstCal1.2, whole genome shotgun sequence genome includes a region encoding these proteins:
- the pde9ac gene encoding high affinity cGMP-specific 3',5'-cyclic phosphodiesterase 9A isoform X1 encodes MGSSSSSYAPKTIYLDVDGKVQKVVFSQHCSPCDIKELLCSSSNIPRNTAIMMVDQEGALVSIDPTMPTNSPNSLYKVVPLSTPQLGEKEDMFQNVLSQVAEQFSRAFRINELKTEVTNRIAMLEKRVELEGLKVVEIEKCKNELKKLRDEMTSRGGGRVNCPCKYNFSDDGKKVTPRRDVPSYPKYTLSQETIEALKKPTFDVWHWEHNEMLSCLEYMYHDLGLVKEFNMNPITLKRWLLAVQENYRNNPFHNFRHCFCVSQMMYGMIHLCNLQEKLTLTDMGILMTAAVCHDLDHPGYNNTYQINARTELAVRYNDISPLENHHCAVAFQILSLPECNIFANVDPEAFKQIRKAIIALILATDMARHGEILEAFKQKVDNFDFTNEEHVTCLKMLLIKCCDISNEVRPTEVAEPWVDCLLEEYFMQSDREKSEGLPVAPFMDRDKVTKPTAQIGFIKFVLIPMFETVMKLFPQIEELMVQPLRDSRDHYEELKQIDDAMTEGSSFMITFRTDLKKCE; translated from the exons ATGGGTTCCAGCTCTTCCTCCTATGCCCCCAAAACTATTTACCTGGATGTGGATGGAAAGGTGCAGAAG GTGGTGTTCAGCCAGCATTGCAGCCCATGTGACATCAAGGAACTTCTGTGTTCATCATCTAACATTCCCAG GAACACTGCCATTATGATGGTGGATCAAGAGGGTGCCTTGGTCTCCATCGATCCAACCATGCCTACCAACTCTCCAAA CTCTTTGTACAAAGTTGTTCCACTGTCTACTCCTCAGCTCGGAG AGAAGGAGGACATGTTTCAGAACGTGCTGTCCCAAGTCGCTGAGCAGTTCAGCAG AGCCTTTCGCATCAATGAGTTAAAGACTGAGGTCACCAACAGGATAGCCATGTTGGAAAAGAGGGTAGAGT TGGAGGGCTTGAAAGTAGTGGAGATTGAGAAgtgtaaaaatgaactgaagaagcttcgaGACGAAATGACTTCAAGAGGTGGTGGCAG GGTAAATTGTCCATGTAAGTACAACTTCTCTGATGATGGGAAGAAGGTCACTCCAAGACGAGATGTCCCCAGTTACCCAAAG TACACGCTCTCTCAGGAGACTATTGAGGCGCTGAAGAAGCCAACGTTCGATGTATGGCACTGGGAACACAACGAG ATGCTGAGCTGTTTGGAGTACATGTACCATGACTTGGGACTGGTGAAGGAATTTAACATGAACCCCATCACCCTGAAACGCTGGCTG CTGGCAGTTCAGGAGAACTACCGTAACAACCCTTTCCACAACTTTCGTCACTGCTTCTGTGTTAGTCAGATGATGTATGGCATGATTCATCTCTGCAATCTGCAG GAGAAGTTGACGCTCACAGATATGGGCATTTTAATGACAGCTGCAGTGTGTCACGACCTGGACCACCCGGGCTACAACAACAC GTACCAAATCAATGCACGCACAGAGCTGGCAGTACGCTACAACGACATCTCTCCGCTGGAGAACCATCACTGTGCCGTGGCTTTCCAGATCCTCTCTCTTCCCGAGTGCAATATCTTTGCGAATGTAGATCCCGAAGCATTCAAACAGATCCGAAAG GCAATTATCGCCCTCATTCTGGCCACCGATATGGCTAGACACGGAGAGATACTAGAGGCTTTTAAGCAAAAAGTGGACAACTTTGACTTCACCAATGAAGAGCATGTGACATGC ctgaaGATGCTTTTGATCAAGTGCTGTGATATTTCCAATGAGGTGAGGCCAACTGAGGTTGCTGAACCGTGGGTGGACTGTCTACTTGAGGAGTACTTTATGCAG AGTGACAGGGAGAAATCTGAGGGTCTCCCCGTCGCTCCCTTCATGGACAGGGATAAAGTTACCAAACCCACAGCTCAAATTGGATTCATCAAGTTTGTCCTTATTCCAATGTTTGAGACTGTCATGAAG CTTTTCCCTCAGATTGAAGAACTAATGGTTCAGCCTTTGAGAGACTCTCGTGACCACTATGAGGAACTGAAGCAGATTGATGATGCTATGACAGAG GGATCATCTTTTATGATCACATTCAGGACAGACTTAAAAAAGTGTGAGTGA
- the pde9ac gene encoding high affinity cGMP-specific 3',5'-cyclic phosphodiesterase 9A isoform X2: MPPKLFTWMWMERCRRNTAIMMVDQEGALVSIDPTMPTNSPNSLYKVVPLSTPQLGEKEDMFQNVLSQVAEQFSRAFRINELKTEVTNRIAMLEKRVELEGLKVVEIEKCKNELKKLRDEMTSRGGGRVNCPCKYNFSDDGKKVTPRRDVPSYPKYTLSQETIEALKKPTFDVWHWEHNEMLSCLEYMYHDLGLVKEFNMNPITLKRWLLAVQENYRNNPFHNFRHCFCVSQMMYGMIHLCNLQEKLTLTDMGILMTAAVCHDLDHPGYNNTYQINARTELAVRYNDISPLENHHCAVAFQILSLPECNIFANVDPEAFKQIRKAIIALILATDMARHGEILEAFKQKVDNFDFTNEEHVTCLKMLLIKCCDISNEVRPTEVAEPWVDCLLEEYFMQSDREKSEGLPVAPFMDRDKVTKPTAQIGFIKFVLIPMFETVMKLFPQIEELMVQPLRDSRDHYEELKQIDDAMTEGSSFMITFRTDLKKCE; encoded by the exons ATGCCCCCAAAACTATTTACCTGGATGTGGATGGAAAGGTGCAGAAG GAACACTGCCATTATGATGGTGGATCAAGAGGGTGCCTTGGTCTCCATCGATCCAACCATGCCTACCAACTCTCCAAA CTCTTTGTACAAAGTTGTTCCACTGTCTACTCCTCAGCTCGGAG AGAAGGAGGACATGTTTCAGAACGTGCTGTCCCAAGTCGCTGAGCAGTTCAGCAG AGCCTTTCGCATCAATGAGTTAAAGACTGAGGTCACCAACAGGATAGCCATGTTGGAAAAGAGGGTAGAGT TGGAGGGCTTGAAAGTAGTGGAGATTGAGAAgtgtaaaaatgaactgaagaagcttcgaGACGAAATGACTTCAAGAGGTGGTGGCAG GGTAAATTGTCCATGTAAGTACAACTTCTCTGATGATGGGAAGAAGGTCACTCCAAGACGAGATGTCCCCAGTTACCCAAAG TACACGCTCTCTCAGGAGACTATTGAGGCGCTGAAGAAGCCAACGTTCGATGTATGGCACTGGGAACACAACGAG ATGCTGAGCTGTTTGGAGTACATGTACCATGACTTGGGACTGGTGAAGGAATTTAACATGAACCCCATCACCCTGAAACGCTGGCTG CTGGCAGTTCAGGAGAACTACCGTAACAACCCTTTCCACAACTTTCGTCACTGCTTCTGTGTTAGTCAGATGATGTATGGCATGATTCATCTCTGCAATCTGCAG GAGAAGTTGACGCTCACAGATATGGGCATTTTAATGACAGCTGCAGTGTGTCACGACCTGGACCACCCGGGCTACAACAACAC GTACCAAATCAATGCACGCACAGAGCTGGCAGTACGCTACAACGACATCTCTCCGCTGGAGAACCATCACTGTGCCGTGGCTTTCCAGATCCTCTCTCTTCCCGAGTGCAATATCTTTGCGAATGTAGATCCCGAAGCATTCAAACAGATCCGAAAG GCAATTATCGCCCTCATTCTGGCCACCGATATGGCTAGACACGGAGAGATACTAGAGGCTTTTAAGCAAAAAGTGGACAACTTTGACTTCACCAATGAAGAGCATGTGACATGC ctgaaGATGCTTTTGATCAAGTGCTGTGATATTTCCAATGAGGTGAGGCCAACTGAGGTTGCTGAACCGTGGGTGGACTGTCTACTTGAGGAGTACTTTATGCAG AGTGACAGGGAGAAATCTGAGGGTCTCCCCGTCGCTCCCTTCATGGACAGGGATAAAGTTACCAAACCCACAGCTCAAATTGGATTCATCAAGTTTGTCCTTATTCCAATGTTTGAGACTGTCATGAAG CTTTTCCCTCAGATTGAAGAACTAATGGTTCAGCCTTTGAGAGACTCTCGTGACCACTATGAGGAACTGAAGCAGATTGATGATGCTATGACAGAG GGATCATCTTTTATGATCACATTCAGGACAGACTTAAAAAAGTGTGAGTGA